A genomic stretch from Vulpes lagopus strain Blue_001 chromosome 11, ASM1834538v1, whole genome shotgun sequence includes:
- the C11H11orf96 gene encoding uncharacterized protein C11orf96 homolog has translation MAAAAPVEPPRVGCSYQAVMPPCAGLAPELPQPARPARPARGKARLRRPRQSRFKTQPVTFDEIQEVEEEGASPLEEEKARRSFLQSLECLRRSTQSLSLQREPLGACRLRNSLDSSDSDSAV, from the coding sequence ATGGCGGCCGCCGCGCCCGTGGAGCCGCCGCGCGTGGGCTGCAGCTACCAGGCGGTGATGCCGCCCTGCGCCGGCCTGGCCCCCGAGCTCCCGCAGCCCGcgcggcccgcccgccccgcccgcggcaAGGCCCGGCTGCGGCGGCCGCGCCAGTCCCGCTTCAAGACGCAGCCGGTGACCTTCGACGAGAtccaggaggtggaggaggagggcgcGTCCCcgctggaggaggagaaggcgCGGCGCTCGTTCCTGCAGAGCCTGGAGTGCCTGCGCCGCAGCACGCAGAGCCTGTCGCTGCAGAGGGAGCCGCTGGGCGCCTGCAGGCTCCGCAACAGCCTGGACTCCAGCGACTCGGACTCGGCCGTGTGa